ctaccttaattgatagttttaaaaactgaaaacaggAAGATAATTGGCTCTGTTTATGAGATGCTACtatgcttttgcacaggaccctAGTTCAGTTCTCCTAAAACATAAGCTCTCTTAAAACACTGTCTAcacctctagttccagggaattgtGATACCTTCTTAGGCCGCCGTAGATTCCTGTAAAAAtacttaatgtttatttttaaattaataaaataggcaAAGTTAATGCATGCAATACAGCTGAGAATACAGCACTATAGGGGAAGCTACAACTATTGTTAAACTGGTATAGCATAAAATGACTGCCCTCTACATACTTTATACCCATATATTAGTTCATGTCTCACCTCATATCAGAAGATTCTCTCTGCAATGAATGGTGCTTTATAGACTTGCAATTGAACAAAGTGCAGAAAATAAGTGAAGAGGAGGGCTCAGACATAAATTATATCACATCACTACCACGCAAGTCTAAGAAACCATCACAGAATGGGTAGAAAAATTATGAACCAGACATCAGTGCACTTCTGGGAAATAGTGTCTTCATGATCTTGTAAGATTATTATACCTATGAACTATCACAGTAAGCACATATGGTTGCCTGCACAAAACTTAGCCAAACAACAGTCCAACATGCATTGGGTTGGCTTATGAGGCTGCCTCCTTAAATTAAATTACAGGTCAGCCAAGATCATATAATGAGATCTTGCCTGAATAAATGCATTAAACTTGTAAAAAATAACTCtagtatgtatacacatatagtaGTACAGACATATAAGAGTTAAGTCATAGAGCAGAAAGATAAGAAATCCAGGCTTTCTTGGCCAAAGTGTGAAACAGAGTCTCATTTTAGAGTAGTTTATAACTCACTACATAAAttctctgctgctgctgagaaCACCTTGGACACAAATGATACCTATAGCTGCAacacagtatttatttatttgtttgcttgtttctgtttcctcttaactatacttatgtttcttttttcccctctttacACTTTTTTATTTACATGCCAAGTGCTATCCCTTTTCCCATTTCCCCACCTCCCGGAAACATTCTATCCCATCTCCACCTCCCTGTGCTTTTATGAGAATGTCCCTtgacccacccatccactcccgcctctgtgccctcaattcccctacactggggtatcaatcaagccttcataggaccaaggacctctcttcccattgatgcctgacaactgatgcctgacaagaccatcctccaGCACAACCTTTATAAATAAGACATCTGTTAACATTATTTCACACCATGTCCAAGAAAGCCTTGTACTCTGTGAGTACTGTATGCCCATGGAGGACAGACATACAGGTATAAAGCACCATAGACacataatatttataaattaaataaattaactgacttaaaagaaaaccaaagcacTACACTGTAAAATAGAATCTAAATAAAGTAAATCTAAATCTACAGTAAGTATTGTAATAACATTATAGATGATACTTTTATTACATGATATGCTGATTCAAAGAAATAATTATGGTGAAATACTTTCTGTAGAATTCCATGCCTACTGATTCATGATTAAAATAATTCAATATATTCATAAACATAATTCtttcttgaaaataataaaagctaatacaatactatataaaatattaacaggAAAATCTCACAAGAGGGGGCACTATAAATTAACTAATAAATGAGTGTATTTTttgtaaagtagaaaaaaaataatcaatgaaaaagaaaataaaatttccttaATGCATTCCAAAGTAGGATATGGAAACACAACATGTCAGGGAATATACATTAAATGGTAGTTATACTGGTTTCAGTGTTATTTAATATGTGCATTTTAGAAAATCTGTGTGCCTCATTCTaggatattaatatatatatatatatatatatatatatattatattataatatatattatattatatatattatatatatatattatatatataatataatattatatatagtattcattttttaaaaagtagttttatCAATTAAATCCTAGATACTTTatgctttctttttacttttattcattttgGAATTAATTCTAACCTGTTTTCCTTGAATTCCACCACCTTGAAGTTGCAATACTGCTTTAACCACCTCTTGGTGTCTCAGCTaagaatgcctgtcttagttcTGCCTGGAAATCCACCACAGGAACTTGCTGTTGCTGAGAACGTCGTGGGTACAAGTGACACCTACAAAAAGagtacaatatttttaaatgacagaaGGCATCTCTTTGTAGATAGCAATAAATAGGAAATTATAAACACCTTTACTCTAAAAGAGCCTCCTTTAAAAAGTCTAACATAGTTTAAAATATTGTCATTTAGGTACGAACATAACACTAAAGAATTAAACAGGGATTTCTGCCAACAAAAATGGATAAACTATGAGATATTTGttcagtatggggatgtatcctAATAACTAAAAAGCCAAGAGTCCTCATGTAGAAACTCTTAAGATACAAGAGAAGAGGGCAGCACCTCCTGTTACAGATTGCTGTGAGCTACcgtgtggttgctgtgaattgaacgcTGGACCTTTccttgaaagaacagtcagtgctcttaaccactgagccatcaatcCAGTTCAATAACCATTTTTCAAAGTGtctgcatacacatacaagcacacacccaCAACCACATACCACACCCACAATCACAAGCACACAGATTAAACTAAAATAGTGATGGGCTAGACAGATGGTTTAACAATTGTTGCTCCTAGGAAGAATGTACAATTCCTAATATCCACATGGTAGTTCAAAACCTTCTGGAAAATGTTAACTCCACTCCCAGGAGACccaaatgtcctcttctggccttggatACTAGGTACATATGTTGTGCTGACATATACGATACAAATAAACCTTAACAAAAATATATGCccatgggctggcgagatggctcagtgggtaagagcactaactgctcttttgaaggtcctgagttcaaatcccagcaaccacatggtggctcacaaccacccgaaatgagatcttttttttttaattagatattttcctcgtttacatttccaatgctattccaaaagtcccccacatgctcccccacccacttctccacccacccactccccctttttggccctggcgttcccctgtactggggcatataaagtttcaactccaaagggcctctctttccagtgatggctgactaggccatcttttgatacatatgcagctagagacaagagctccagggtactggttcgttcatattattgttccacctatagggttgcagacccctttagctccttgggtactttctctagctcctccattgggggcaatgtgttccatcctatagctgactgtgagcatccacttctgtgtttgctaggccccggcatagtctcacaagagacagctatatctgggtcctttcagcaaaatcttgctagtgtatgcaatggtgtcagtgtttggaagctgattatgggatggatccctggatatggcaatcactagatggtccatcctttcgtcacagctccaaattttgtctctgtaactccttccatgggtgttttgttcccatttctaagaaggggcaaagtgtccacactttggtctttgttcttcttgagtttcatgtgttttgcaaattgtatcttatatctaagtttctgggctaatatccacttatcagtgagtacatgccctcttctggtacgtaTGAAGTCAgtcacagtgtacttatatataataataaataaatctttaaaaatatacatatatttgacaCCTAAGAAAAGCTAAGTGCATTGCAATAAATGTAGAATTTTATTCAGTCATGTATATTATTgctctatagaaaaaaaattagcaaaacaCAAGAGGCATTTCCTGTCACATAACTATAATGTaagtactcagaaggcagtgaCAATTGGATTGCCATAAATTTGAAGTCAAtctggtgtacagagtgaattGTAAGACCACCAGAGATACCTGGTAAAACCTCTGAGAAACAGGaaataaaatcagaagaaatgaacaaacaaataccaAGAGATTTATATTCTATTAGCACATAACCTATGATTCTGAAGAACCTAAGGTAAAAGTGCTGTAATTTCCAGTCCAAGGCCCATCTAATAGACCACTcctcaaaacagaaaaacccaAGACATCCTTCCCCATTTGCAAGATAGTTGTTGAAAGTTTACACACTATAAACAACTTTTATGAgtcaatattttcttattttctcctaTTTTAAGAAAGCATTCTTAGCCAGGTATAGTGGTACTCATCTTGTATCCTAGAGGCAGGAGGCTATCAGTGATTTtgggtccagcctggtctatatagtaagatccagaacagacagagctacatagtgagaccctatctcaaaaaaatcattttaatcatGTCTTTTAATTGCACTGTATTTTTCAGATCACTTTGgaaggatatatatgtgtgtgtgtgtgtgtgtgtgtgtgtgtattatatatatatatgtgtgtatgtattatatatgtgatttaattaaaatattttactgctgTGTTGCCTATTGTCTacaattttggggaaaaaaagtccTTTAGTATAAAGGATATGAAACAGCAATAATATCTGCAGTATATTATCTACAGAAACAGTATAATATCTGCAgaaacagtaataaatatctgCAGTATCTGCTCCCAAATGCCAAAACAAATGTCAAGTAGTCTCATAAGAAATAAACAGTCAgccagtggtggcccacacctttaatccctgcaggtgggaggcagaggcaggtagatctctgagtttcaggacgGCCAgtgccagtgctacacagagaaaccctgcctcgaaaactaaaaaacaaagacaaataaacaacaaaaaaagaagtaccTATTGTTACAGCACTCAGACTCTGCATTCTATAAAGTCAATATACAGATGTACCAAAGTAAAGGTAGCAAAGGTACACTGAGAACTCAAACTGCATTTCTTCTCTTATACCTCCTCAAAAACACAAATGTGAAGGCCATGAAAAAGCCCTGAAATGAGAACAATTTGTGATTATctctaggggaaaaaaaggagaatGAGATGATAATAGTTTTGAGACTAATTAAATTGAGAGTTTTCTTCATCAGTAatcagtatattttaaatatgtttaagtTAAAGACCAAGAttcatttatgtgtgtacatgtgtatattcaaagaattagtgaaaatatttttaaaattttagctaAGATATACTATTCAATGAATCTAAAtatatagccaggcatggtagtatacaCAAgcaataccagcacttgggatgtggaGAAGGTCCAAGAGTCAAGGGGATACTCTggtttgtgatttaaaaaaatagcaagGTTAGCATAGGCTATCCATCTCAAAACTAATAAGTTTCATTATAAGGAAGGACCAAATGTGTACATTAATGTCTCACACCAATGCAGAAAATTTTATAAGAATGCAAAATAAATACCATAACTTAGGAATTCATACTGTGAATATATAATTCTAATGGTAAAAACACTTAtgcatgcaaaaataaaaatagaatacttCTATAAATTGTATGATGCTCTAAGATTAATTCAATCACCACAAAAATATGGGAGAGATGAAGGTAGCAACACTCCTATAATTGAAATGTCAGGAAAAAGTCACATGTTCTACTGAATACCTTAATAAGAAGCCAGGTGTTTTGGTGTGTGctgttaattccagcactccctCCTAAGGTGGGATCAGGTATCATTTCAACCAGGAATGGTTGAAATGGTAAAAGCTGACTTCTGTTCAAACAATTCAATTAcagatttaattattttgttacaTCTTCTATATTAGGAATTCAATCAATATCATTGCAATCTCTTTTTTTGTATGACACTTTTCTGTTATTTGGTTCTTAACTCAGAATTCACATACTCTTGGTTGCTCAGTGAGGCTGTCCTTCGACGTTTGACCTGGACCTCGACCTCGGGCACGTGCTGTTCAGTAGTTCTTCTCAAGTGTAAGCGatccctgaaagaaaaaaaatgaattaatttattaaaaaaatatttaaatgcattATGAGGGCTTAAGAGCTCTTGCCTTGGAATCAGGAAACCCTGGGCTCCATTCCCAGCTCTGTGTAAATAAGAGATTGTAGTACAtacatttaatctcagcagtaATGAGATGAAGACAGGGTTTATGATCACAACAGCCCTAAATTAAAAGTTTAAGGATACTctcagctcaaggccagcctggtctacagagttagttccaagacagccaaggatacagagacaccctgtctcaaaaaccaaaaaaaaaaaaaaaaaagcaaatttggGGGTCAGTCTAGGCTAAATGAATCCTTACCCTGAAACAGAAATATGAGATTGATAAAATGGTTCAGTAAGTAAAGCATTTCCAGCTGTGAAGACAAACTAGACAACCTGATCCCTGGACCCTTGAACATCTAGAGAGAACCTGCTCCACAAAACTATGTTTACTTCTGTATCTGCCATACAAGCATGCTCCCTCCctttaccacaaaaaaaaaaaaaaaaaaaaaaacacacacactaaaaacaaaatgaaagtttgaaggaaaaaataaaggctCCACTTAGAATCTTTGTCATTTGCATAGTGAATGTTAAAAGGTATTCATAATCTAAttcaaaaaaagataaaattatgaCAAAGTGAGCCTTTATTTCCAATACTTAAAGGCAAAAAGGACAGATTTCTCTAAGTTCTAAAGCAGTCTGTTCTACATATataagttctaagccagccaggtCTAACATAGGAAGCCCGTgttgtgataaaaaaaataagatacaatTAAAACATTAgagtattttataattaaaaatatattagaatctggagatggtgagatggctcagcaattacgagcactgtctgttcttccagaggtcctgagttcaattcccaggaatcatgtggtggctcacaggtACCTATCAATATTGCAATCTGATGCTTTCCTCTGACATCCAGGCATACATGTAGATAAAGCATACGtatgtaaaataaacatttaaaagataTTAGGACCTGAGATTTAAACATAATTTAGGGGAGAACATTACATGAGAAAAATCTGGATTAAGATtggaaaatgaagtaaaatatattatttccaattataaatctcaaaaaatatgtatatagatataacacacacataatccatatatacatatacaatatgtgCCAGTCCTCtgtacaaacaaaaaaccaagatcaCTCCAAACTacttgagaaaatatttttagattataATCCATTTATAAACCAGACTAACAaagcataaaaaattaaattggaaaattattaattaaaatattcatatgtacatgtagctgtcttcaggatTTACAAAGAAATAACAGGGTCACTTAAGGAAATGCTATAAACAGGCTGGGAAAATGCACTTCCATGTTAAGATCTGGGAACACCTCACAAAATGGCCGTTCTGTCAAATTGAAAATAAGTAGAAGCCTCAGGGTGGCCATGTTAGGAACTGCAGAAACCATTCATAATACTGAAAttagaaaaacacatgaaaaaaagacaaatgtaagGTCTTTGACAAGTCATGAAAGAATGTCGAAAGCAGAATCCAAATGCCAATTCACTAAATTCTACCTATCTATAAAACTAGATTGATTAAGCACCTGACCAGTTAACAGTTGTTTTGTTTATAGAATCTTAACCTGTTCTTAAAAAATAACCTAACTGTccttatgtggtgtgtgtgtgtgtgtgtgtgtgtgtgtgtgcacgtacacacTTATAAATGTCTTTCAGCAAATCTGCCCTGTAAAATCATAGGACTTGGTAAACTGAAATGGGATGATTTATTTCAAGACTAGCTTGGGCTCCACAGCTATATTATCAAAATATTGccttaaaacaaaaaattacTTATAAATTCTCTTACCATTATTTAGACAAGTAACATAAGTATAGTAATAAATATAGCAAATTAACTTCAAAAGCTACATTTTAAGTGTGAGTTTTTAAAGTGAAGATACATTCATGAAAAGAGGgagg
This Mus musculus strain C57BL/6J chromosome 7, GRCm38.p6 C57BL/6J DNA region includes the following protein-coding sequences:
- the Snurf gene encoding SNRPN upstream reading frame protein, whose product is MERGRDRLHLRRTTEQHVPEVEVQVKRRRTASLSNQECHLYPRRSQQQQVPVVDFQAELRQAFLAETPRGG